In Allomuricauda ruestringensis DSM 13258, the following proteins share a genomic window:
- the kdsB gene encoding 3-deoxy-manno-octulosonate cytidylyltransferase: protein MIPARYQASRFPAKLMQDLGGKPVIVRTYEAAVNTGLFSEVYVVTDSPIISDVIKEIGGNVIMSKTAHESGSDRIAEAVEDMDVDIVINVQGDEPFIDAESLEKIIKVFKNDTAKEIDLGSLMTPITDWDEISNPNTVKVIVDNQGFALYFSRSPIPYPRDKEVEATYYKHKGVYVFRKRALMDFKKLPMLPLEAKEKIEAIRFLEYGRKIKMVETHVTGIEIDTPEDLDRARKIWK, encoded by the coding sequence ATGATTCCCGCCCGCTATCAAGCCTCTAGGTTTCCCGCTAAACTGATGCAGGACCTTGGTGGGAAACCCGTGATTGTCAGAACCTACGAAGCAGCCGTAAACACAGGGCTTTTTAGCGAAGTGTACGTGGTTACCGATAGCCCAATAATCTCCGATGTGATCAAAGAGATAGGAGGTAATGTGATCATGAGCAAAACAGCACACGAAAGCGGAAGCGATAGGATTGCCGAGGCTGTTGAGGATATGGATGTGGATATTGTGATCAATGTTCAAGGTGATGAGCCTTTTATTGATGCCGAAAGCTTGGAAAAAATTATCAAAGTATTCAAAAATGATACAGCGAAAGAAATTGATCTGGGGTCATTGATGACACCGATTACCGACTGGGATGAAATATCCAACCCCAACACGGTAAAGGTTATCGTGGACAATCAAGGTTTTGCCCTTTATTTTTCACGTTCCCCGATTCCTTATCCAAGGGATAAAGAAGTAGAGGCAACCTATTACAAACACAAAGGAGTTTATGTTTTCAGAAAACGGGCACTCATGGATTTTAAAAAATTGCCCATGTTGCCACTGGAGGCCAAGGAAAAAATAGAGGCCATCCGGTTTTTGGAGTATGGTAGGAAAATAAAAATGGTGGAAACCCACGTCACAGGCATCGAAATTGATACCCCAGAAGATTTAGATCGTGCTAGAAAAATATGGAAGTAG
- a CDS encoding HAD family hydrolase, whose protein sequence is MEVDFSNIKTIGFDADDTLWVNETYFRDTEEKFAELLEGYETKNKIDQELFKIEMANLDIYGYGIKGFVLSMIESALDLSNNKVSQETIGEILNLGKKMISHPVELLDGVEEVLSKLMGKYRLIVLTKGDLLDQERKLEKSGLTKYFHHVEVLSDKKESNYKNLLEHLNIDVSEFLMIGNSLKSDILPILNIGAQAVHVPFHTTWAHEMVSEDELVNNHLKLSGLKEILKYLNN, encoded by the coding sequence ATGGAAGTAGATTTCTCCAACATAAAAACAATCGGTTTTGATGCAGACGATACCCTTTGGGTAAACGAGACCTATTTTAGGGATACCGAGGAAAAGTTCGCGGAACTCTTGGAAGGCTACGAAACCAAGAACAAGATAGATCAAGAGCTGTTTAAAATAGAAATGGCCAACTTGGATATTTACGGATATGGTATAAAAGGATTTGTGCTCTCCATGATAGAATCTGCGCTGGACCTTTCCAATAATAAGGTTTCGCAAGAAACCATTGGGGAAATATTGAACCTGGGCAAGAAAATGATATCCCATCCCGTGGAATTGCTCGATGGGGTGGAGGAAGTCCTATCAAAATTGATGGGAAAATATAGGTTGATCGTTCTGACCAAGGGGGATCTTTTGGACCAAGAGCGGAAGTTGGAAAAATCCGGACTTACCAAATACTTTCACCATGTAGAAGTTTTGAGCGATAAAAAAGAGAGTAACTATAAAAATTTGCTCGAGCATTTAAATATAGATGTGAGCGAGTTTCTGATGATAGGCAATTCCTTAAAATCGGATATATTGCCCATCTTAAATATTGGGGCCCAAGCTGTTCACGTTCCATTTCACACCACATGGGCACACGAAATGGTTTCTGAGGACGAGCTGGTGAACAACCATCTAAAACTTAGTGGCCTCAAAGAAATTTTGAAGTATTTGAATAACTAA
- a CDS encoding iron-containing alcohol dehydrogenase family protein, which produces MKIESNLKKHKANPTNKTTYRNFPMVPKVIFGSGSFSQLGDILLPMRKNSEAPFIFMVDDFFENQQFLAQVPLMFNDEVIFISAEEEPKTAQVDALVAQIREKYSELPSGIIGIGGGTLLDLAKAVSILLNNKGLAKDYQGWDLVNKPALYHVGIPTISGTGAEVSRTTVLLGPEKKLGINSDFTPFDQVLLDPDFSKTVPKDQWFYTGMDCFIHCVESLTGTYLNAFSQSYGEKAMELCQEVFLGDIPVEDSRDKLMMASWHGGMSIAYSQVGVAHAMSYGLSYLLGIKHGIGNCLVFQHLEEFYPKGVALFNKMMDKHNIQLPKGVCADLTQNDFDVMVNISLGLEPLWENALGKDWKTIMTPERLQVLYEKI; this is translated from the coding sequence ATGAAGATAGAAAGCAATTTGAAAAAACATAAAGCAAACCCTACAAATAAAACCACCTACCGAAACTTTCCCATGGTACCCAAAGTTATTTTTGGATCGGGAAGTTTTTCACAATTGGGAGATATTTTGTTGCCGATGCGAAAAAACTCGGAGGCCCCTTTTATTTTTATGGTCGACGATTTTTTTGAAAACCAACAGTTCTTGGCACAGGTTCCCTTGATGTTCAATGATGAGGTTATTTTTATCTCCGCAGAAGAGGAGCCCAAAACAGCACAAGTAGATGCGCTTGTTGCCCAGATTAGGGAAAAATACAGCGAGCTTCCATCAGGTATTATCGGTATTGGGGGAGGAACGCTATTGGATTTGGCCAAGGCCGTATCCATTTTATTGAACAATAAAGGACTCGCCAAAGACTACCAAGGATGGGATTTGGTAAACAAGCCGGCATTGTATCATGTTGGAATCCCCACCATTAGTGGAACAGGGGCCGAGGTATCCCGAACCACAGTGCTGTTGGGGCCTGAAAAAAAATTGGGGATCAATTCGGATTTTACACCTTTTGACCAGGTACTTTTGGATCCTGATTTTTCAAAAACTGTTCCCAAAGACCAATGGTTCTATACAGGAATGGATTGCTTTATCCATTGTGTGGAATCGTTAACGGGCACCTACCTGAATGCTTTTAGCCAGAGTTATGGGGAAAAGGCCATGGAACTTTGCCAAGAGGTGTTTCTTGGAGATATTCCTGTAGAAGATTCCAGGGACAAATTGATGATGGCATCTTGGCACGGGGGAATGAGCATCGCTTATTCACAGGTTGGGGTGGCACACGCCATGAGCTATGGTTTATCTTACCTTTTGGGGATAAAACACGGAATAGGCAATTGTTTGGTGTTTCAACATTTGGAAGAATTTTATCCCAAGGGCGTAGCATTGTTCAACAAAATGATGGACAAGCACAATATTCAATTGCCTAAAGGTGTCTGTGCCGATCTAACCCAAAACGATTTTGATGTAATGGTAAACATCTCATTGGGCTTGGAACCTTTATGGGAAAATGCTTTGGGCAAGGATTGGAAAACCATTATGACCCCAGAACGTCTACAGGTACTGTACGAAAAAATATAG
- a CDS encoding lysophospholipid acyltransferase family protein yields MRKLAKFIYFKLLGWKLIGSFPDVDKCVIIVVPHTHWLDFFLGLLIRKVINQEINYIGKKSLFKPPFGWFFRWTGGAPVDRSKNSNTVDTIVQIFNTRKIFRLALAPEGTRKKVEQLRTGFYHIAKKANVPIVTVAFDFGKKEIKIGKPFYTTDDQESDFEKIQDFYKGVKGKVPQYSYP; encoded by the coding sequence ATGCGTAAACTGGCCAAGTTTATTTACTTCAAGTTGTTGGGATGGAAACTCATCGGCTCTTTTCCCGATGTGGACAAGTGTGTTATCATCGTAGTTCCCCATACCCATTGGTTGGATTTTTTCCTAGGCCTCTTGATCAGGAAGGTAATCAACCAAGAAATCAACTACATTGGCAAAAAGAGCCTTTTTAAGCCCCCGTTCGGATGGTTTTTTAGGTGGACTGGCGGTGCGCCCGTAGATCGTTCCAAAAATTCCAATACGGTAGATACTATTGTCCAGATTTTCAATACCAGAAAAATATTTCGTCTAGCATTGGCCCCAGAGGGCACCCGTAAAAAAGTGGAACAGCTCAGAACGGGATTTTACCACATTGCCAAAAAGGCCAATGTTCCTATTGTTACGGTAGCATTCGATTTTGGCAAAAAAGAAATCAAAATAGGAAAGCCTTTTTACACTACGGATGACCAAGAAAGCGACTTTGAGAAAATTCAAGACTTCTATAAAGGGGTAAAGGGCAAGGTGCCTCAATATAGCTACCCCTGA
- a CDS encoding amidohydrolase family protein, translated as MKFSTYQFIAKVTPCCFLFFSFVFTTNAQEPKKRLPIIDVHVHAMGGNPNASPLCPWFLKDMPGSGPNQEPPSFINNDCISPLQPARSDAEMDAAILRANKELNVTMVVSGDAKVIHRWHKAAPDHIIPSLGISNANEMTVEAFRDSLSTGFYKVMGEVAPQYQGMSPSDMSLDEYFGVAEELGIPVGIHMGTGGNGMANITRPKYRASLGQPFLLEDMLARHPKLKIWVMHAGYPMADQMIALMGANAYVYVDLAGFIWSYPLEEIHAYLKRLVQAGFAKRIMYGTDLMMWPELLETSIEVIESANYLSEEQKRDIFFNNAVRFFNLDASKFE; from the coding sequence ATGAAATTCTCAACCTACCAATTCATTGCAAAAGTTACACCTTGTTGCTTTTTATTCTTTTCTTTCGTTTTTACCACCAATGCCCAAGAACCAAAAAAAAGACTGCCCATTATTGACGTGCATGTGCACGCGATGGGAGGAAACCCCAATGCCTCGCCCTTATGCCCATGGTTTTTAAAGGATATGCCGGGCAGTGGCCCTAACCAGGAGCCACCATCTTTTATAAATAACGATTGTATTTCCCCATTACAGCCTGCCAGAAGCGATGCCGAAATGGATGCGGCCATTCTTAGGGCCAATAAAGAATTGAACGTAACCATGGTGGTGAGTGGGGATGCCAAGGTTATCCATAGATGGCACAAAGCTGCTCCCGACCATATAATTCCATCTCTGGGAATCAGCAACGCCAATGAGATGACAGTTGAAGCATTTAGAGATTCATTGTCCACAGGCTTTTACAAAGTAATGGGCGAGGTGGCACCACAATACCAAGGAATGTCTCCAAGCGATATGTCGCTGGATGAATACTTTGGTGTGGCCGAAGAATTGGGTATCCCTGTTGGAATACACATGGGAACAGGGGGCAATGGAATGGCCAATATTACCCGACCTAAGTACAGGGCTTCTCTGGGACAACCCTTTTTGTTGGAAGATATGTTGGCAAGACACCCTAAACTGAAAATTTGGGTAATGCATGCGGGTTATCCTATGGCGGACCAAATGATTGCACTCATGGGCGCCAATGCTTATGTTTATGTGGATTTGGCCGGTTTTATTTGGTCGTATCCGTTGGAGGAAATCCATGCGTATTTAAAGCGCTTGGTACAGGCAGGTTTTGCCAAAAGAATTATGTACGGAACGGATTTAATGATGTGGCCGGAATTGCTCGAAACTTCCATTGAAGTGATTGAAAGTGCCAACTATCTTTCCGAAGAGCAAAAACGAGATATATTCTTTAACAATGCGGTACGATTTTTTAATTTGGATGCTTCCAAATTTGAATGA
- a CDS encoding YebC/PmpR family DNA-binding transcriptional regulator — MGRAFEFRKARKMKRWAAMSKAFTRIGKDIVMAVKEGGPDPDANSKLRAVIQNAKSVNMPKDNIERAIKRASDKNQGDYKEVLFEGYAPHGIAILIETATDNNTRTVANIRSYFNKCNGSLGTSGSVEFMFDHTCNFTINGEGIDPEELELEMIDFGAEEVFVDEDGIHIYAPFENFGAIQKELESREIEIVSSGFDRIPQVTKELNEEEVADVEKLLEKIEEDDDVQNVFHSMKE; from the coding sequence ATGGGAAGAGCATTCGAATTTAGAAAAGCACGAAAAATGAAGCGTTGGGCAGCCATGTCCAAAGCGTTTACCAGAATTGGAAAGGATATTGTGATGGCCGTTAAAGAAGGTGGTCCCGACCCCGATGCCAATTCCAAGCTACGTGCCGTAATTCAGAATGCCAAGTCCGTAAACATGCCAAAGGACAATATTGAGCGTGCCATTAAAAGGGCTTCGGACAAAAATCAGGGCGATTACAAAGAAGTACTTTTTGAAGGCTACGCACCCCACGGCATTGCTATCTTAATTGAAACGGCCACCGACAACAACACACGGACCGTGGCCAACATTCGTAGTTATTTTAACAAATGTAACGGGAGCTTAGGCACATCGGGCTCTGTTGAATTTATGTTCGACCATACCTGCAACTTTACCATTAACGGAGAAGGCATCGACCCCGAAGAACTGGAACTGGAAATGATTGATTTTGGTGCCGAAGAAGTATTTGTGGATGAAGACGGCATCCATATTTATGCGCCTTTTGAAAATTTTGGTGCCATTCAAAAAGAATTGGAATCGAGAGAGATTGAAATCGTTTCCTCTGGTTTTGACCGCATTCCACAAGTAACCAAAGAACTCAATGAAGAAGAAGTGGCCGATGTAGAAAAACTTCTGGAAAAAATCGAAGAGGACGATGATGTGCAGAACGTTTTTCATAGTATGAAAGAATAG
- a CDS encoding 4a-hydroxytetrahydrobiopterin dehydratase, whose amino-acid sequence MKKLTTNEITEALKNLSGWALKDDMIEKTFTFGDFKEAFATMTHIAFECEKQNHHPNWENVYNSLTIKLSTHDADGVTQKDVDLAKSIDEIVG is encoded by the coding sequence ATGAAGAAGTTGACCACCAATGAAATTACAGAAGCCTTGAAAAACCTATCGGGTTGGGCCTTAAAAGATGATATGATCGAGAAAACCTTCACTTTTGGGGACTTTAAGGAGGCTTTCGCCACAATGACGCACATTGCCTTTGAATGTGAAAAGCAAAACCATCATCCCAACTGGGAAAATGTCTACAACAGCCTCACGATCAAACTAAGTACACACGATGCGGATGGGGTTACCCAAAAGGATGTCGACCTGGCCAAATCCATAGATGAAATAGTTGGGTAG
- a CDS encoding sugar nucleotide-binding protein yields the protein MDKKKILILGASGFVGNAIYKELCSYFDTYGTYCSNRSFAKNKQFLRYDIEEDDIFKVLEKVKPDVIVSSLRGNFPAQIQAHQHLMEYLMQTDTKLYFISSANVFDAYSKFPSYEHDKTLSLSVYGRLKIKIENMMMRLPKGKTAILRVPMVFGNASPRIKEIKENIANKEPIEVFPNLIINVTNDDRLTQQIHYLINRNKTGIYHLGSNDLIQHEEFIKEVIEHLGNYHPIYKRVYTTNEDRYLAALPKDNVLPKNLRISCQEIIEHHLPV from the coding sequence TTGGATAAAAAAAAGATATTGATATTGGGAGCGAGTGGATTTGTGGGCAATGCCATATACAAAGAACTCTGCTCCTATTTTGATACTTACGGTACTTACTGCTCCAATCGTTCTTTTGCCAAGAACAAACAGTTTTTACGCTACGATATTGAGGAAGATGATATTTTTAAGGTTCTTGAAAAGGTTAAGCCAGATGTAATTGTATCATCGCTCCGGGGAAATTTTCCCGCACAGATTCAGGCCCATCAACATTTGATGGAGTACTTGATGCAAACAGATACAAAATTGTACTTTATTTCATCTGCCAATGTTTTTGATGCCTACAGCAAGTTTCCATCCTACGAGCATGACAAAACCCTATCGTTAAGTGTCTATGGACGCCTCAAAATAAAAATCGAAAACATGATGATGCGTTTGCCTAAAGGTAAAACCGCAATACTTCGTGTACCTATGGTTTTTGGAAATGCTTCGCCCCGAATCAAAGAAATAAAGGAAAACATAGCGAACAAAGAACCTATTGAGGTATTCCCGAACCTTATCATTAACGTGACCAACGATGATAGGCTTACACAACAAATCCACTACCTCATCAATAGAAACAAAACAGGCATTTATCATTTGGGCAGTAACGATCTTATCCAGCATGAGGAATTTATCAAAGAGGTCATTGAACATTTGGGAAATTATCATCCGATTTATAAAAGGGTCTACACCACCAACGAGGATAGATATTTGGCCGCTCTGCCCAAGGACAATGTCTTGCCAAAGAACCTGCGCATCAGTTGCCAAGAAATTATAGAGCACCATCTCCCCGTATAG
- the gcvT gene encoding glycine cleavage system aminomethyltransferase GcvT, with amino-acid sequence MKNTALTKTHEALGAKMVPFAGYNMPVSYEGVNIEHETVRKGVGVFDVSHMGEFLIEGPKALELIQKVTTNDASKLTVGKAQYSCLPNETGGIVDDLIVYRVKDETYLLVVNASNIEKDWEHISKYNKDVDATMRNISDDYSLLAIQGPKAVEAMQSITSVDLSAIKFYNFVVDDFAGIEHVIISATGYTGSGGFEIYCKNSEVQQVWDKVLEAGADFGIKPIGLAARDTLRLEMGYCLYGNDIDDTTSPFEAGLGWITKFTKEFVNSEALAKQKEEGPKRKLIAFQMEERGIPRSGYPILDADGNEIGKVTSGTMSPSLSKGIGLGYVTTEFSKVDTPIHIQIRKNTVLASIVKLPFYKNT; translated from the coding sequence ATGAAAAATACTGCACTTACCAAAACGCATGAGGCATTGGGAGCTAAAATGGTACCTTTTGCGGGCTATAATATGCCTGTTTCCTATGAAGGTGTAAATATTGAACACGAAACCGTTCGCAAGGGGGTAGGTGTGTTCGACGTTTCGCACATGGGCGAGTTTTTGATCGAGGGTCCAAAGGCTTTGGAACTGATCCAAAAAGTGACGACAAATGACGCTTCCAAACTGACCGTAGGAAAAGCGCAGTATAGTTGTTTGCCCAACGAAACGGGCGGAATCGTGGACGATCTAATTGTTTATAGGGTAAAAGACGAGACCTATCTTTTGGTGGTAAATGCATCCAATATTGAAAAGGATTGGGAGCATATCTCTAAATACAATAAAGATGTTGATGCCACTATGCGGAATATTTCGGATGATTATTCCTTATTGGCCATCCAAGGGCCCAAGGCGGTAGAGGCTATGCAATCCATCACTTCTGTGGATTTATCCGCCATTAAGTTCTACAACTTTGTTGTTGACGATTTTGCAGGAATTGAGCATGTCATCATATCTGCTACGGGATATACCGGTTCCGGTGGGTTCGAAATCTACTGTAAGAATTCCGAAGTACAGCAAGTATGGGACAAGGTATTGGAGGCCGGTGCCGATTTTGGCATTAAGCCTATTGGTTTGGCCGCTCGTGACACCCTTCGCTTGGAAATGGGCTATTGTCTTTACGGAAACGACATCGACGACACCACCTCTCCGTTTGAAGCTGGCTTGGGTTGGATTACCAAATTCACCAAGGAATTTGTGAACAGTGAAGCCCTTGCCAAACAAAAAGAAGAAGGTCCCAAAAGAAAACTGATTGCTTTTCAAATGGAAGAGCGGGGAATTCCCAGGTCCGGATACCCTATTTTGGATGCCGATGGCAACGAGATAGGCAAAGTAACATCAGGAACCATGTCGCCATCCCTATCCAAAGGAATTGGCCTTGGATATGTTACCACTGAATTTTCAAAAGTTGATACCCCTATCCATATTCAGATACGAAAAAATACTGTTTTGGCAAGCATTGTAAAATTGCCATTCTACAAAAACACCTAA
- the thrC gene encoding threonine synthase has translation MKFYSLNNQNIQVSFKDAVIAGIAPDKGLYFPESITPLPADFFENIEGLSNHEIAFKAIHQFVSEDIPDEALKEIIANTLDFDFPVVDIEDGVATLELFHGPTMAFKDVGARFMANCLGYFSQGEKQDVTVLVATSGDTGGAVANGFLGVDGVKVVILYPSGKVSEIQEKQLTTLGQNIEAMEVDGTFDDCQRMVKTAFLDSEITEHKKLTSANSINVARWLPQLFYFLFAYKQAKSKGKEIVFSVPSGNFGNICAGMVAQKLGMPVKHFVASTNVNDVVPKFMKNGIYEPMPSVATISNAMDVGDPSNFVRIRHLHQDDLAILQKHLSSYAFTDEATRAIMKEVYSKTGYVMDPHGAVGYLGLKEYQKSHPDTYGIFLETAHPVKFLDVVEETLGLSPEIPPQIMKVMHKQKKSHQISEYENLKSYLLDN, from the coding sequence ATGAAATTCTACAGTTTAAACAACCAAAACATACAAGTTTCTTTCAAGGATGCGGTCATTGCGGGAATAGCACCCGATAAAGGGCTTTATTTTCCAGAAAGCATCACTCCCCTTCCTGCTGATTTTTTTGAGAACATTGAGGGGCTTTCCAATCACGAGATAGCGTTCAAGGCTATCCATCAATTTGTGAGTGAAGATATACCAGATGAAGCTTTGAAGGAAATCATTGCCAACACTTTGGATTTTGATTTTCCCGTAGTCGATATTGAAGATGGTGTAGCCACTTTGGAACTTTTTCATGGCCCTACTATGGCTTTCAAAGATGTAGGCGCGCGTTTTATGGCCAACTGCCTTGGATACTTTTCCCAAGGCGAAAAACAAGACGTCACCGTTTTGGTGGCCACTTCGGGAGATACCGGTGGTGCCGTTGCCAATGGCTTTTTAGGTGTTGATGGTGTAAAGGTCGTTATCCTCTACCCTAGCGGAAAAGTGAGCGAGATACAAGAAAAGCAATTGACCACATTGGGTCAAAATATTGAGGCCATGGAGGTTGATGGCACTTTTGACGATTGCCAACGCATGGTAAAAACAGCTTTTTTGGATTCGGAAATCACGGAGCACAAAAAATTGACTTCGGCAAATAGTATCAACGTGGCCAGATGGTTGCCCCAATTGTTCTATTTTTTGTTTGCCTACAAACAGGCAAAATCCAAAGGGAAAGAAATTGTGTTTTCGGTACCATCAGGCAATTTTGGAAATATTTGTGCAGGGATGGTCGCCCAAAAATTGGGTATGCCCGTCAAACATTTTGTGGCATCCACCAATGTAAATGATGTGGTGCCCAAATTCATGAAAAACGGAATTTATGAACCCATGCCTTCCGTCGCAACAATTTCTAATGCTATGGATGTGGGTGACCCGAGCAATTTTGTCCGCATCAGGCATTTGCACCAAGATGATTTGGCTATACTTCAAAAGCATCTTTCCTCCTACGCTTTTACGGATGAAGCCACCAGAGCAATCATGAAAGAAGTATATTCCAAAACAGGGTACGTTATGGACCCGCATGGTGCCGTTGGGTACCTTGGACTAAAGGAATATCAAAAATCCCATCCGGATACCTATGGTATTTTCTTGGAAACTGCCCATCCCGTTAAATTCTTGGACGTAGTTGAAGAAACTTTAGGGTTAAGTCCAGAGATTCCCCCACAAATCATGAAGGTAATGCACAAACAAAAAAAGTCGCATCAAATTTCTGAATACGAAAATCTAAAATCCTATTTGCTCGATAATTAG